The Coregonus clupeaformis isolate EN_2021a chromosome 3, ASM2061545v1, whole genome shotgun sequence genome includes a region encoding these proteins:
- the LOC123482125 gene encoding uncharacterized protein LOC123482125 — MHFCSWRSVVAVIWFLPSSQSKSVPHQDLLLRMGESLHIEIPDDDQCLVSNFSVRTEKIGGVFEYSKKLSELNVDPHYKNRIQLKNDTNGRAVVIWNVSKEDEKPDYYEYCALPTILKTFKITRSTESSITTAAPEPSTTTPGGSTETSTITAAPQPSSTKPGLPEEHLAWLVCLGVVAAAAAAAVVWVRNRKSKKLNEEPPSAELQVLNQNASMDKAKQQNDENDVLV, encoded by the exons ATGCATTTCTGCAG TTGGCGGAGTGTTGTCGCAGTCATCTGGTTCCTGCCTTCCAGCCAGTCGAAATCAG TGCCACACCAGGATTTACTTCTTCGTATGGGGGAGTCCTTACACATAGAAATACCGGATGATGACCAATGTCTGGTGTCAAACTTCAGTGTACGCACCGAGAAAATTGGCGGAGTGTTCGAGTATAGCAAGAAGCTGTCCGAGTTGAATGTGGATCCACATTATAAGAACAGGATCCAGTTGAAGAATGACACCAACGGCCGTGCTGTTGTAATTTGGAATGTATCCAAAGAAGATGAAAAGCCAGACTATTATGAGTACTGTGCTTTGCCTACCATTCTAAAGACATTTAAGATTACAA GGAGTACTGAGAGTTCAATCACCACTGCAGCCCCCGAACCATCTACAACCACACCAGGAG GTAGCACTGAGACTTCAACCATCACAGCAGCCCCCCAACCATCTTCAACCAAACCAG GTCTACCTGAGGAACATCTGGCTTGGCTGGTATGTCTAGgcgtagtagcagcagcagcagcagcagcagtagtatggGTCAGGAATCGTAAAAGCAAAAAGTTGAACGAAGAACCTCCCTCGGCCGAGCTCCAAGTTCTAAATCAAAATGCATCAATGGACAAAGCAAAACAGCAGAATGATGAAAATGATGTCTTAGTCTAG